The proteins below come from a single Leopardus geoffroyi isolate Oge1 chromosome D3, O.geoffroyi_Oge1_pat1.0, whole genome shotgun sequence genomic window:
- the LOC123587430 gene encoding coiled-coil domain-containing protein 74B-like: protein MRAGVAAAGQRPPSSGIPGSRGTSRLRPPAILQPAQHSTQVGLIEAQKRVVDLEKSLQFLQQQHSETLVKLHEEIEHLKRENKDLHYKLIMNQKPKEGSTSNSSFQSIKSVSNSTLSANSQGKARPRPSFSKKQDSKTDIPLKTDLEEKTPAAALFHNSKRDKAPGVQGQAKDEEVETSSSAAPWVAGSQHKGKQPPVMSLPLHLRKPTTLQQCEVVIRQLWNANLLQAQELQHLKALLEGNLRRPKAASEEAGPSSPKDQEALHQGAVQLPKVPTKGIPKKCLILSPMPVAERPILPALKQTLKSNFAERQKRLQVVQRRRLHRSVL, encoded by the exons ATGAGGGCGGGGGTGGCGGCGGCCGGGCAGCGGCCCCCCAGCTCGGGGATCCCGGGCTCCCGGGGCACGTCGCGCCTGCGCCCGCCCGCCATCCTCCAGCCCGCGCAGCACAGCACGCAGGTTGGGCTCATCGAGGCGCAGAAGCGGGTCGTGGACCTGGAGAAGAGCCTGCAGTTCCTGCAGCAGCAGCACTCGGAGACACTGGTCAAGCTCCACGAGGAGATCGAGCACCTTAAGCGGGAGAACAAGG ATCTCCATTACAAGCTAATAATGAATCAGAAGCCAAAGGAAG GCAGCACTTCCAATTCCAGCTTTCAGTCCATCAAGTCCGTCTCAAATTCGACCTTGTCA G CCAACTCTCAAGGAAAGGCCAGGCCCCGGCCCAGCTTCTCCAAGAAGCAAGACTCAAAAACTGACATTCCTCTGAAGACGGACCTGGAAGAGAAGACCCCAGCTGCTGCCCTGTTTCACAACAGCAAGCGGGACAAAGCCCCAGGGGTGCAGGGGCAGGCCAA AGATGAAGAAGTGGAGACGTCCAGTTCAGCAGCCCCCTGGGTGGCAGGCAGCCAGCACAAGGGCAAGCAGCCCCCCGTGATGAGTCTGCCCCTGCACCTGCGCAAGCCCACCACGCTTCAGCAATGCGAAGTGGTCATCCGCCAGCTGTGGAACGCCAACCTCCTGCAGGCCCAAGAG CTGCAGCACCTCAAGGCCCTCCTGGAAGGGAACCTGAGGAGGCCCAAGGCTGCATCTGAGGAGGCCGGCCCCAGCTCTCCCAA GGACCAGGAGGCCCTTCACCAGGGAGCCGTGCAGCTCCCCAAGGTCCCCACCAAGGGCATCCCCAAGAAATG CCTGATTCTGAGCCCTATGCCCGTGGCAGAGCGCCCCATCCTGCCCGCGCTGAAGCAGACCTTGAAGAGTAACTTTGCCGAGCGGCAGAAAAGGCTGCAGGTGGTGCAGCGCCGGCGGCTGCACCGCTCTGTCCTTTGA
- the LOC123587429 gene encoding mediator of RNA polymerase II transcription subunit 15-like isoform X1: MAVPTPPPPPVPPTKQQYLCQPLLDAVLANIRSPVFNHSLYRTFVPAMTAIHGPPITAPVVCTRKRRFEDDERQSIPNVLQGEVARLDPKFLVNLDPSHCSNNGTVHLICKLDDKDLPSVPPLELSVPADYPAQSPLWIDRQWQYDANPFLQSVHRCMTSRLLQLPDKHSVTALLNTWAQSIHQACLSAA, translated from the exons ATGGCAGTG CCCacgcccccaccacccccggtGCCGCCAACCAAGCAGCAGTACCTGTGCCAGCCACTCCTGGATGCCGTCCTGGCCAATATCCGCTCACCTGTCTTCAACCATTCCCTGTACCGTACATTCGTGCCAGCCATGACGGCTATCCACGGCCCACCCATTAC GGCCCCGGTGGTATGCACTCGGAAGCGTAGGTTTGAAGACGATGAACGGCAGAGCATTCCTAACGTGCTCCAGGGGGAGGTGGCCAGATTAGACCCTAAGTTCTTGGTGAACTTGGACCCATCTCACTGCAGTAACAACGGCACCGTCCACCTGATATGCAAGTTGG ATGACAAGGATCTCCCAAGCGTGCCGCCGCTGGAGCTCAGTGTGCCTGCCGACTACCCCGCCCAGAGCCCACTGTGGATTGACAGGCAGTGGCAGTACG ACGCCAACCCCTTCCTGCAGTCGGTGCACCGGTGCATGACCTCGAGGCTGCTGCAGCTCCCGGACAAGCACTCGGTCACAGCCCTGCTCAACACCTGGGCGCAGAGCATCCACCAGGCCTGCCTCTCCGCTGCCTAG
- the LOC123587429 gene encoding mediator of RNA polymerase II transcription subunit 15-like isoform X2: MAVPTPPPPPVPPTKQQYLCQPLLDAVLANIRSPVFNHSLYRTFVPAMTAIHGPPITAPVVCTRKRRFEDDERQSIPNVLQGEVARLDPKFLVNLDPSHCSNNGTVHLICKLDANPFLQSVHRCMTSRLLQLPDKHSVTALLNTWAQSIHQACLSAA; the protein is encoded by the exons ATGGCAGTG CCCacgcccccaccacccccggtGCCGCCAACCAAGCAGCAGTACCTGTGCCAGCCACTCCTGGATGCCGTCCTGGCCAATATCCGCTCACCTGTCTTCAACCATTCCCTGTACCGTACATTCGTGCCAGCCATGACGGCTATCCACGGCCCACCCATTAC GGCCCCGGTGGTATGCACTCGGAAGCGTAGGTTTGAAGACGATGAACGGCAGAGCATTCCTAACGTGCTCCAGGGGGAGGTGGCCAGATTAGACCCTAAGTTCTTGGTGAACTTGGACCCATCTCACTGCAGTAACAACGGCACCGTCCACCTGATATGCAAGTTGG ACGCCAACCCCTTCCTGCAGTCGGTGCACCGGTGCATGACCTCGAGGCTGCTGCAGCTCCCGGACAAGCACTCGGTCACAGCCCTGCTCAACACCTGGGCGCAGAGCATCCACCAGGCCTGCCTCTCCGCTGCCTAG
- the LOC123588458 gene encoding tubulin alpha-3 chain, whose protein sequence is MRECISIHVGQAGVQIGNACWELYCLEHGIQPDGQMPSDKTIGGGDDSFNTFFSETGAGKHVPRAVFVDLEPTVVDEVRTGTYRQLFHPEQLITGKEDAANNYARGHYTIGREIVDLVLDRIRKLADLCTGLQGFLIFHSFGGGTGSGFASLLMERLSVDYGKKSKLEFAIYPAPQVSTAVVEPYNSILTTHTTLEHSDCAFMVDNEAIYDICRRNLDIERPTYTNLNRLIGQIVSSITASLRFDGALNVDLTEFQTNLVPYPRIHFPLATYAPVISAEKAYHEQLSVAEITNACFEPANQMVKCDPRHGKYMACCMLYRGDVVPKDVNAAIATIKTKRTIQFVDWCPTGFKVGINYQPPTVVPGGDLARVQRAVCMLSNTTAIAEAWARLDHKFDLMYAKRAFVHWYVGEGMEEGEFSEAREDLAALEKDYEEVGVDSVEAEAEEGEEY, encoded by the exons ATG CGCGAGTGCATCTCTATCCACGTGGGGCAGGCAGGTGTCCAGATCGGCAACGCCTGCTGGGAACTGTACTGCCTTGAACATGGAATTCAGCCCGATGGTCAGATGCCAAGTGACAAAACCATCGGTGGTGGGGACGACTCGTTCAACACGTTCTTCAGCGAGACTGGGGCTGGCAAGCATGTGCCCAGAGCGGTGTTTGTGGACCTGGAGCCCACCGTGGTCG ATGAAGTGCGCACGGGGACCTACAGGCAGCTCTTCCACCCAGAGCAGCTGATCACCGGGAAGGAGGACGCAGCCAATAATTACGCCAGAGGCCATTATACCATCGGCAGGGAGATCGTCGACCTGGTCCTGGACCGGATCCGAAAACTG GCGGATCTGTGCACGGGGCTGCAGGGCTTCCTCATCTTCCACAGTTTCGGGGGCGGCACCGGCTCTGGGTTTGCGTCCCTGCTCATGGAGCGGCTGTCGGTGGACTACGGCAAGAAGTCCAAGCTGGAGTTTGCCATCTACCCGGCCCCCCAGGTGTCCACGGCCGTGGTGGAGCCCTACAACTCCATCCTGACCACCCACACGACCCTGGAGCATTCTGACTGTGCCTTCATGGTGGACAACGAAGCCATCTACGACATATGTCGGCGCAACCTGGATATCGAGCGGCCCACGTACACCAACCTTAATCGTCTGATCGGGCAGATCGTGTCCTCCATCACGGCCTCCCTGCGATTTGATGGGGCCCTGAACGTGGACTTGACGGAATTCCAGACCAACCTGGTCCCCTACCCCCGCATCCACTTCCCCCTGGCCACCTACGCCCCGGTCATCTCAGCTGAGAAGGCGTACCACGAGCAGCTGTCTGTGGCCGAGATCACCAATGCCTGTTTTGAGCCGGCTAACCAGATGGTCAAGTGTGACCCTCGGCACGGCAAGTATATGGCCTGCTGCATGTTGTACAGGGGGGACGTGGTCCCGAAAGATGTCAACGCAGCCATCGCCACCATCAAGACCAAGCGCACCATCCAGTTTGTGGATTGGTGCCCAACTGGATTTAAG GTGGGCATCAACTACCAACCCCCCACCGTCGTCCCCGGAGGGGACCTGGCCAGGGTGCAGCGGGCCGTGTGCATGCTGAGCAACACTACCGCCATTGCCGAGGCCTGGGCCCGCCTAGACCATAAGTTTGACCTCATGTATGCAAAGCGAGCCTTTGTGCACTGGTACGTGGGGGAAGGCATGGAGGAAGGGGAGTTCTCCGAGGCCCGGGAGGACCTGGCAGCTCTGGAGAAAGATTATGAAGAGGTGGGTGTGGATTCCGTGGAAGCAGAGGCTGAAGAAGGGGAAGAATACTGA
- the THAP7 gene encoding THAP domain-containing protein 7 isoform X2, with protein MPRHCSAAGCCTRDTRETRNRGISFHSGYHRLKEGAVPTIFESFSKLRRTTKTKGHSYPPGPPDVSRLRRCRKRCSEGRGPTTPFSPPPPADVACFPVEEASAPAALPASPTGRLEAGLSSPFSDLLGPLGAQADEAGCSAQPSPEREPERQPSPLEPRPVSPSAYMLRLPPPAGAYIQNEHSYQVGSALLWKRRAEAALDALDKAQRQLQACKRREQRLRLRLSKLQQERAREKRAQADARQTLKEHVQDFAMQLSNSMA; from the exons ATGCCGCGTCACTGCTCCGCCGCCGGCTGCTGCACAAGGGACACGCGCGAGACGCGCAACCGCGGCATCTCTTTCCACAG CGGGTATCACAGGCTGAAGGAGGGGGCAGTTCCCACGATATTTGAGTCCTTCTCCAAGTTACGCCGGACAACCAAGACCAAGGGGCACAGTTACCCACCTGGCCCCCCCGACGTCAGCCGGCTCCGGCGATGCAGGAAGCG ctGCTCTGAGGGCCGTGGGCCCACGACTCCATTTTCTCCACCACCACCTGCTGATGTCGCCTGCTTTCCTGTGGAAGAGGCCTCAGCACCTGCTGCTTTGCCTGCCTCCCCCActgggaggctggaggctggccTCAGCAGCCCCTTCTCAGacctcttggggcccctgggtgcccAGGCAGATGAAGCAGGCTGCAGTGCCCAGCCCTCGCCGGAGCGGGAGCCAGAGCGGCAGCCATCCCCCCTTGAACCACGGCCTGTCTCCCCCTCAGCCTACATGCTTCGTCTCCCACCCCCAGCCGGAGCCTATATCCAGAATGAGCACAGCTACCAGGTGGGCAGTGCCCTGCTCTGGAAACGGCGGGCTGAGGCCGCACTCGATGCCCTGGACAAGGCCCAGCGCCAGCTGCAGGCTTGCAAGCGGCGAGAGcagcggctgcggctgcggctgagCAAGCTGCAGCAAGAGCGGGCACGGGAGAAGCGGGCACAGGCAGATGCCCGCCAGACTCTGAAGGAGCATGTGCAGGACTTTGCCATGCAGCTGAGCAACAGCATGGCTTGA
- the THAP7 gene encoding THAP domain-containing protein 7 isoform X1 translates to MPRHCSAAGCCTRDTRETRNRGISFHRLPKKDNPRRGLWLANCQRLDPSGQGLWDPASEYIYFCSKHFEENCFELVGISGYHRLKEGAVPTIFESFSKLRRTTKTKGHSYPPGPPDVSRLRRCRKRCSEGRGPTTPFSPPPPADVACFPVEEASAPAALPASPTGRLEAGLSSPFSDLLGPLGAQADEAGCSAQPSPEREPERQPSPLEPRPVSPSAYMLRLPPPAGAYIQNEHSYQVGSALLWKRRAEAALDALDKAQRQLQACKRREQRLRLRLSKLQQERAREKRAQADARQTLKEHVQDFAMQLSNSMA, encoded by the exons ATGCCGCGTCACTGCTCCGCCGCCGGCTGCTGCACAAGGGACACGCGCGAGACGCGCAACCGCGGCATCTCTTTCCACAG ACTTCCCAAGAAGGACAACCCGAGGCGAGGCTTGTGGCTGGCCAACTGCCAGCGGCTGGACCCCAGCGGCCAGGGCCTGTGGGACCCGGCTTCCGAGTACATCTACTTCTGCTCCAAGCACTTCGAGGAGAACTGCTTTGAGCTGGTGGGAATCAG CGGGTATCACAGGCTGAAGGAGGGGGCAGTTCCCACGATATTTGAGTCCTTCTCCAAGTTACGCCGGACAACCAAGACCAAGGGGCACAGTTACCCACCTGGCCCCCCCGACGTCAGCCGGCTCCGGCGATGCAGGAAGCG ctGCTCTGAGGGCCGTGGGCCCACGACTCCATTTTCTCCACCACCACCTGCTGATGTCGCCTGCTTTCCTGTGGAAGAGGCCTCAGCACCTGCTGCTTTGCCTGCCTCCCCCActgggaggctggaggctggccTCAGCAGCCCCTTCTCAGacctcttggggcccctgggtgcccAGGCAGATGAAGCAGGCTGCAGTGCCCAGCCCTCGCCGGAGCGGGAGCCAGAGCGGCAGCCATCCCCCCTTGAACCACGGCCTGTCTCCCCCTCAGCCTACATGCTTCGTCTCCCACCCCCAGCCGGAGCCTATATCCAGAATGAGCACAGCTACCAGGTGGGCAGTGCCCTGCTCTGGAAACGGCGGGCTGAGGCCGCACTCGATGCCCTGGACAAGGCCCAGCGCCAGCTGCAGGCTTGCAAGCGGCGAGAGcagcggctgcggctgcggctgagCAAGCTGCAGCAAGAGCGGGCACGGGAGAAGCGGGCACAGGCAGATGCCCGCCAGACTCTGAAGGAGCATGTGCAGGACTTTGCCATGCAGCTGAGCAACAGCATGGCTTGA